The Candidatus Tumulicola sp. genome contains a region encoding:
- a CDS encoding alpha/beta hydrolase: MNRSTFLGAVASASAATAVPSQAQAASDVPISLQTATGTLYGTLTFPPRTPAPVVLIVAGSGPTDRDGNSSLGVRSDTYKLLAQALEALGIATVRYDKRGVGASATAMKSESDLRFDTYVQDAAAWIALLHGDARFSSVTVAGHSEGSLLGVLALQNASANGFASLEGAGRPAPAVLREQFAAQLPAKLYAQADAAITQLQQGHLVTDAPPELAALLRPSVQPYLISWFKYDPAAEIAKLRVPIAIVQGTADVQVGMVDARALARGAPHAKFVVVDGMNHVLKYAPDTSTQAAILHGYDDPSLPIEPEVVEAIQALSL, translated from the coding sequence ATGAATCGCTCGACGTTTTTGGGTGCGGTGGCATCCGCTTCAGCCGCGACGGCCGTGCCCAGCCAGGCCCAGGCGGCATCTGACGTCCCGATCTCGTTGCAGACGGCGACCGGAACGCTGTACGGAACGCTAACGTTTCCGCCTCGAACTCCGGCACCGGTCGTTTTGATCGTGGCCGGCTCGGGTCCGACCGACCGCGACGGCAATTCTAGCCTGGGCGTTCGCAGCGATACTTATAAGCTGCTCGCGCAAGCGCTGGAAGCGCTCGGAATCGCGACGGTGCGTTACGACAAACGCGGGGTCGGCGCCAGTGCCACCGCCATGAAGTCCGAAAGCGACCTGCGGTTCGATACATACGTTCAAGACGCAGCCGCATGGATCGCTCTTCTGCACGGCGATGCGCGATTTTCGTCGGTCACGGTAGCCGGCCACAGCGAGGGTTCTCTGCTCGGAGTGCTGGCGTTGCAAAATGCAAGCGCCAATGGATTTGCCAGCCTCGAGGGCGCCGGGAGGCCCGCTCCGGCAGTGCTACGCGAACAATTCGCAGCTCAGCTGCCGGCAAAACTCTACGCGCAAGCCGACGCCGCTATCACGCAATTGCAGCAAGGCCATCTGGTAACGGACGCGCCGCCTGAATTAGCGGCACTGCTGCGACCATCGGTGCAACCGTACTTGATTTCGTGGTTCAAATACGATCCGGCGGCGGAGATCGCAAAGCTTCGCGTTCCCATCGCCATCGTTCAAGGAACGGCCGACGTCCAAGTCGGCATGGTGGATGCGCGAGCTCTTGCGCGCGGAGCTCCTCACGCGAAATTCGTCGTCGTCGACGGAATGAATCACGTGCTCAAGTACGCACCCGATACTTCGACGCAAGCGGCCATTCTGCACGGGTACGACGATCCGTCGTTGCCGATCGAACCGGAAGTAGTAGAGGCCATCCAAGCACTGAGTTTGTAG
- the panB gene encoding 3-methyl-2-oxobutanoate hydroxymethyltransferase translates to MYSSVKKRANASSEARPYEPEKNPAIRRVTAGAIKRRKGKTIFPVATAYDAPFGNFVEEAGIDVILVGDSVGNVVLGYDETTPVTLDQIIHHTQAVVRGTARAHIIADMPFGSYQVSNEDALRSAIRCVKEGGASSVKLEGGVYEADRVRAIARSGIPVVGHIGVTPQTAGLGPGFKRRTHRDRLIDDARAVEAAGAYAIVLEVVDFEISREITELLTIPTIGIGAGPHCDSQVLVLHDILGMYSHSPPFAKRYAEVGRLATEALREFADDVRAGTFPAPEPET, encoded by the coding sequence ATGTATTCGTCTGTTAAGAAACGCGCGAACGCTTCGTCGGAAGCGCGCCCGTACGAGCCGGAAAAAAATCCCGCCATTCGGCGGGTCACGGCCGGCGCGATTAAACGCCGAAAAGGCAAAACGATCTTTCCGGTAGCGACCGCATACGACGCGCCGTTCGGAAACTTCGTCGAAGAGGCTGGGATCGACGTCATCCTGGTCGGGGATAGCGTGGGAAATGTCGTGCTCGGGTACGACGAAACCACCCCGGTCACGCTAGACCAAATTATCCACCACACACAGGCGGTGGTGCGCGGCACGGCGCGCGCCCACATTATCGCCGATATGCCGTTCGGCTCGTACCAGGTCAGCAACGAGGACGCGCTGCGTTCGGCCATTCGATGCGTCAAAGAAGGCGGCGCTAGTTCGGTCAAACTGGAGGGCGGCGTTTACGAAGCCGACCGAGTACGCGCGATCGCGCGGTCGGGGATTCCAGTCGTGGGACACATCGGAGTAACGCCGCAAACGGCCGGCCTCGGACCGGGATTCAAGCGTCGTACGCATCGCGATCGATTGATCGACGACGCGCGCGCGGTCGAAGCCGCCGGCGCCTATGCGATCGTGCTGGAAGTTGTCGACTTCGAAATTTCGCGCGAAATCACCGAGTTGCTGACGATTCCTACGATCGGCATCGGAGCCGGACCGCACTGCGATTCGCAAGTGCTGGTGCTGCACGACATATTGGGGATGTATTCGCATTCGCCGCCCTTCGCAAAGCGGTACGCCGAGGTCGGACGTCTCGCGACCGAAGCGTTGCGGGAGTTTGCCGACGACGTTCGCGCCGGCACGTTTCCCGCGCCCGAACCTGAAACCTAA
- a CDS encoding Bax inhibitor-1 family protein → MAFQNQGRPQNQFGGPAVPAVATHSLLAQVLGITALGLCVTALAASATQGFPAGVGLAAMIVGFILLFAINAVRSNAALSLTLFYAFTALEGVGIAPVIGQYIRTVGSDVVFNAALTTGLGMFALAAVVYATGLDLRRFQGILTIALLGLIVVGVVSMFVRFIHPETYAWITLVIFAGLVLIDFARLRAGGDGLTPVQMAVSIYLDAINIFLALLQIFGGRRSSD, encoded by the coding sequence ATGGCCTTTCAAAACCAGGGCAGACCGCAAAATCAGTTTGGCGGCCCGGCCGTCCCGGCCGTTGCTACGCATTCGCTGCTCGCGCAGGTGCTGGGCATCACGGCGCTCGGCCTGTGCGTAACGGCGCTCGCGGCGTCTGCGACCCAAGGGTTTCCGGCCGGCGTCGGTTTGGCGGCGATGATCGTCGGGTTTATCCTGCTCTTCGCAATCAACGCCGTCCGAAGTAATGCGGCGCTTTCGCTCACGTTGTTTTACGCTTTTACGGCGTTAGAAGGCGTCGGAATCGCACCGGTTATCGGGCAATACATTCGCACGGTCGGATCGGATGTGGTGTTCAACGCCGCGCTGACGACCGGGCTCGGAATGTTCGCGTTGGCTGCGGTGGTCTATGCGACCGGCCTCGACTTACGCCGCTTTCAAGGTATCCTGACGATTGCGTTGCTCGGATTGATCGTGGTCGGCGTGGTCTCGATGTTCGTTCGCTTCATCCATCCCGAGACGTACGCGTGGATCACGCTGGTAATTTTCGCCGGCCTCGTGTTGATCGACTTCGCACGGCTTCGCGCCGGCGGCGATGGCTTGACGCCGGTGCAGATGGCCGTCAGCATCTATCTCGACGCAATCAACATCTTTCTCGCCTTGCTGCAAATCTTTGGTGGCCGCCGTTCCAGCGACTGA
- the purF gene encoding amidophosphoribosyltransferase: MCGITGVFAPQRDAARLAYFGLYALQHRGQESAGISAADGGTIRSHKEMGLLGAIFDEEILSSLGGHIAVGHTRYSTSGSSMVVNAQPLLERSDIGDFAFAHNGNMTNTDELRDTLSPTTVLQASSDSEVLAKLLVEAKGSMIDRIRSLMGRARGAYSIVLITDDELYAFRDPWGVKPLCLGTLADGGFMVASESCAFGTVGAQYVRELGRGEIVRINAAGLESTQTDVEAMQSAFCMFEYIYFARPDSKLSDRAIYVARYEMGRRLAREHAVEADVVMAVPDSAIPGGIGYAAESGLPYVEGLIKNRYIGRTFISPDQKMRARGVHLKFNPVVENLKGHRVVVVDDSIVRGTTTPRIVALLREAGATEVHLRITSPPIKHPCYLGVDMATYDELVAANFTVEEIRQKTGADSLGYLSLDGLLAATGRDRSEMCLGCLTGSYPSVPAGHESRALVTTDKAS; encoded by the coding sequence ATGTGCGGCATTACGGGGGTGTTCGCTCCGCAACGCGACGCCGCCCGGCTCGCGTACTTCGGGCTATACGCGTTACAGCATCGCGGGCAAGAATCGGCCGGCATCTCCGCCGCCGATGGCGGTACCATACGATCGCACAAAGAGATGGGATTGTTGGGCGCGATCTTCGACGAAGAGATTTTGTCGTCGCTCGGCGGTCATATCGCGGTCGGGCACACGCGCTATTCGACGAGCGGTTCGTCGATGGTCGTCAACGCGCAGCCGTTGCTGGAGCGAAGCGACATCGGCGATTTCGCGTTCGCGCATAACGGCAACATGACGAACACCGACGAACTGCGCGACACGCTATCGCCGACAACGGTGTTACAGGCGAGTTCCGACTCCGAAGTTTTGGCCAAACTCTTGGTCGAGGCGAAAGGGTCGATGATCGATCGCATTCGAAGCCTGATGGGCCGCGCACGCGGCGCCTATTCGATCGTGCTGATTACCGACGACGAACTCTATGCGTTCCGCGACCCGTGGGGCGTCAAGCCTTTGTGCTTGGGTACGCTGGCCGATGGCGGCTTCATGGTGGCTTCGGAGTCGTGCGCATTCGGCACGGTGGGCGCTCAATACGTTCGCGAACTCGGGCGCGGCGAGATCGTGCGCATCAATGCAGCTGGATTGGAATCGACTCAAACCGACGTGGAAGCGATGCAGTCGGCCTTTTGCATGTTCGAGTACATCTATTTCGCGCGTCCGGATTCCAAACTCAGCGATCGCGCGATCTATGTCGCGCGGTACGAAATGGGACGGCGCTTGGCTCGCGAGCATGCCGTCGAGGCCGACGTCGTAATGGCCGTTCCCGATTCGGCTATACCGGGCGGTATCGGCTACGCGGCCGAGAGCGGGCTTCCGTACGTCGAAGGCTTGATCAAGAACCGCTACATCGGACGTACGTTTATCAGTCCAGATCAGAAGATGCGCGCGCGCGGCGTGCATCTCAAATTCAATCCGGTCGTCGAGAATCTCAAAGGTCACCGTGTGGTGGTGGTCGACGATTCGATCGTGCGCGGAACGACGACCCCGCGCATCGTGGCGTTATTGCGAGAAGCCGGCGCGACAGAAGTGCATCTGCGCATCACATCGCCCCCGATCAAACATCCGTGCTATTTAGGCGTCGACATGGCGACCTATGACGAATTGGTGGCAGCCAACTTCACCGTCGAAGAAATCCGGCAAAAGACCGGCGCCGACTCACTTGGATACCTGAGCCTCGACGGTTTGCTGGCCGCCACCGGGCGCGATCGTAGCGAAATGTGTCTCGGCTGTCTGACGGGCTCGTATCCAAGCGTTCCGGCCGGGCATGAAAGTCGCGCGCTCGTCACGACCGATAAGGCGTCGTAG